The DNA sequence GTTCGGCAGCAAACAGCCGGAACAGGACGCCACCCCTGAAACTCCACGTTATGAGGCTGGGCAATGACCAAGTCTTTGTTGTCCCTGGCGGTAACCGCTTTCATTCTCGGCGGCTGCTCGCTGATCCCTGACTACCAAACCCCGGAATCGCCGGTGGCCGCGCAGTGGCCGCAAGGCCCTGCCTACTCGCCGACCCAGTCGGCGGACGTTGCCGCTGCCGAACAAGGCTGGCGCCAGTTCTTCCACGATCCGGCGCTGCAACAGCTGATCCAGACCGCGCTGGTGAACAACCGCGACCTGCGTGTGGCGGCGCTGAACATCGATGCCTATCGCGCACAGTACCGCATCCAGCGGGCCGACCTGTTCCCGGCGGTTTCCGCCAACGGCAGCGGCAGCCGCCAACGGGTGCCGGCGAACATGTCGCAAACCGGTGAAGCCGGCATCAGCAGCCAGTACTCGGCCACCCTCGGCGTGAGTGCCTACGAGCTGGACCTGTTCGGCCGCGTACGCAGCCTGACCGAGCAGGCCCTGGAAACCTACCTGTCCAGCGAACAGGCGCGGCGCTCCACGCAGATCAGCCTGGTGGCCAGCGTGGCCAACGCCTACTACACCTGGCAGGCCGACCAGGCGCTGTTCAAGCTGACCGAAGAAACGCTGAAGACCTACGAGGAAAGCTACAACCTCACCCGTCGCAGCAATGAAGTCGGCGTCGCCTCGGCACTCGATGTCAGCCAGGCGCGCACCGCCGTGGAAGGCGCCCGGGTCAAGTACTCGCAGTACCAGCGCCTGGTCGCCCAGGACGTCAACAGCCTGACCGTGCTGCTGGGCACCGGCATCCCCGCCGACCTGCCCAAACCACTGGAGCTCAATGCCGACCAGCTGGCCGAAGTACCGGCCGGCCTGCCGTCGGACATCCTCCAGCGGCGCCCGGACATCCAGGAGGCCGAACACCTGCTCAAGGCCGCCAACGCCAACATCGGCGCGGCCCGTGCAGCGTTCTTCCCGAGCATCAGCCTGACCGCCAATGCCGGCAGCCTGAGCCCGGACATGGGTCACCTGTTCTCGGGTGGCCAAGGTACCTGGCTGTTCCAGCCGCAGATCAACCTGCCGATCTTCAACGCCGGCAGCCTGAAGGCCAGCCTGGACTACTCGAAGATCCAGAAGGACATCAACGTCGCCAAGTACGAGAAAACCATCCAGACGGCCTTCCAGGAAGTCTCCGATGGCCTGGCGGCGCGCAAGACCTTCGAAGAGCAGCTGCAGGCGCAACGCGACCTGGTGCAGGCGAACCAGGACTACTACCGCCTGGCCGAACGCCGCTACCGCATCGGTATCGACAGCAACCTGACCTTCCTCGATGCTCAGCGCAACCTGTTCAGCGCCCAGCAAGCCCTGATCGGCGACCGCCTTTCGCAGCTGACCAGCGAGGTCAACCTGTACAAGGCGCTTGGCGGTGGCTGGTACGAGCAGACCGGGCAGGCCAACCAGCAGGCCTCGGTGGAAGCACCGCAAGGCTGATCGAGACAGCAACAGCATCAAGCCCACCCTCGCGGTGGGCTTTTTGTTTTCTGTTGCCTGCTCTGGCCTCTTCGCGGGCTCGCCCGCTGCCACAGAATCACCACCGTTTCACAGGCTGTGGTAATCCTGTGGCAGCGGGCGAGCCCGCGAAGAGGCCTGCACAGGAAAACAATTAACCAACCGGAACATTCCGTTCGATTATCGCCCGTTTCCGTTTGTGGCGAATTGCCTCAGCCCCGCCCCACCCCGCACCATCCTCGCCACGCAACGTTGCCCCGGTTCATCCCACAGACCCGCACCTGCAGGCCGCATCCTGCAGCACACCGGCTCGCCCATAAAAACAAGAGATCGACGACAGATGAGCACTTTGCAACCCGCACGCCAGCTGCTGCCAGGCCTGTTGGCCATGTCCTGCGCCTTCCCGCTGTTCGCCGCCGAGGGTGGCTTCATGGAAGACGCCAAGGCCACCCTCAACCTGCGCAACTTCTATATCAACCGCAACTTCGTCGACCCGGCCCACCCGCAGGCCAAGGCCGAGGAATGGACGCAAAGCTTCATCCTCGACGCCCGCTCCGGTTTCACCCAGGGTACCGTCGGTTTCGGCATGGACGTATTGGGCCTGTACTCGGTCAAGCTCGACGGCGGCAAAGGCACCACCAACACCCACCTGTTGCCGGTGCACGACGATGGCCGCCCTGCCGATGACTTCGGCCGCCTGGGCGTAGCGCTGAAAGCCAAGCTGTCCGAAACCGAGCTGAAGGTCGGCGAATGGATGCCGGTACTGCCGATCCTGCGCTCGGACGACGGCCGCTCGTTGCCGCAGACCTTCCGCGGTGGCCAGCTGACCTCGAAGGAAATCGCCGGCCTGACCCTGTATGCCGGCCAGTTCCGCGGCAACAGCCCGCGCAACGACGCCAGCATGGAAGACATGTCGCTGAACGGCAAGGCGGCGTTCACCTCCGACCGCTTCAACTTTGCCGGTGGTGAGTACACCTTCAACGACAAGCGCACCATGATTGGCCTGTGGGATGCGCAGCTCAAGGACATCTACCGTCAGCAGTACCTCAACCTGGTGCACAGCCAGCCGCTGGGCGATTGGACCCTGGGCGCCAACCTGGGCTACTTCACCGGCAAGGAAGACGGTGCCGAACGCGCCGGCGAACTGGACAACCGCACCGCCTCGGCGCTGCTTTCGGCACGCTACCAAGGCCACACCTTCTATGTCGGCCTGCAGAAGGTCAGCGGCGACAACGCCTGGATGCGGGTCAACGGCACCAGCGGCGGCACCTTGGCCAACGACAGCTACAACTCCAGCTTCGACAATGCCAAGGAGCGATCCTGGCAGGTACGCTACGACTTCAACTTCGCCACCGTCGGCGTGCCCGGCCTGACCCTGATGAACCGCTACATCAAGGGTGACAACGTCACCGCAGGCGGGGTAGACGACGGCAAGGAATGGGCGCGGGAAACCGAACTGGCCTATGTGGTGCAATCGGGCAGTTTCAAGGACCTGTCGCTGAAATGGCGCAACTCCACCATGCGCCGGGACTTCAGCACCAACGCGTTCGATGAGAACCGGTTGATTGTAAGTTACCCGCTGAACCTGCTTTGAACAGGCTGGATACGGCAGTGCGGGCCACTGCCATTCGCCTGGCTGATGATGGTGGTGGCAGCGGT is a window from the Pseudomonas anuradhapurensis genome containing:
- a CDS encoding AdeC/AdeK/OprM family multidrug efflux complex outer membrane factor — encoded protein: MTKSLLSLAVTAFILGGCSLIPDYQTPESPVAAQWPQGPAYSPTQSADVAAAEQGWRQFFHDPALQQLIQTALVNNRDLRVAALNIDAYRAQYRIQRADLFPAVSANGSGSRQRVPANMSQTGEAGISSQYSATLGVSAYELDLFGRVRSLTEQALETYLSSEQARRSTQISLVASVANAYYTWQADQALFKLTEETLKTYEESYNLTRRSNEVGVASALDVSQARTAVEGARVKYSQYQRLVAQDVNSLTVLLGTGIPADLPKPLELNADQLAEVPAGLPSDILQRRPDIQEAEHLLKAANANIGAARAAFFPSISLTANAGSLSPDMGHLFSGGQGTWLFQPQINLPIFNAGSLKASLDYSKIQKDINVAKYEKTIQTAFQEVSDGLAARKTFEEQLQAQRDLVQANQDYYRLAERRYRIGIDSNLTFLDAQRNLFSAQQALIGDRLSQLTSEVNLYKALGGGWYEQTGQANQQASVEAPQG
- a CDS encoding OprD family porin — translated: MSTLQPARQLLPGLLAMSCAFPLFAAEGGFMEDAKATLNLRNFYINRNFVDPAHPQAKAEEWTQSFILDARSGFTQGTVGFGMDVLGLYSVKLDGGKGTTNTHLLPVHDDGRPADDFGRLGVALKAKLSETELKVGEWMPVLPILRSDDGRSLPQTFRGGQLTSKEIAGLTLYAGQFRGNSPRNDASMEDMSLNGKAAFTSDRFNFAGGEYTFNDKRTMIGLWDAQLKDIYRQQYLNLVHSQPLGDWTLGANLGYFTGKEDGAERAGELDNRTASALLSARYQGHTFYVGLQKVSGDNAWMRVNGTSGGTLANDSYNSSFDNAKERSWQVRYDFNFATVGVPGLTLMNRYIKGDNVTAGGVDDGKEWARETELAYVVQSGSFKDLSLKWRNSTMRRDFSTNAFDENRLIVSYPLNLL